A region from the Chelmon rostratus isolate fCheRos1 chromosome 6, fCheRos1.pri, whole genome shotgun sequence genome encodes:
- the osbpl5 gene encoding oxysterol-binding protein-related protein 5, whose protein sequence is MKEENLFHRRFSLCPNATSPPKIDPHTLTRNLSYGGDNDLYNLSPGSETDRNGLSMLSNELSPAQSPGSKSESRMFNGVEKDCPSPTEKLARKESLKVQKQNYRQEKKRAAKELFSALKDPSVVIMSNWLKIRGSLKSWTKLWCALKPGVLLIYKTPKTDHWVGTILLSACKLIERPSKKDGFCFKLYHPLDKSIWAVKGPKGENVGSITQPLPSNYLIFRAASESDGRCWMDALELSLSCSSLYKLTAKAGREADISTSSESSHILHLLQSTALSDTELLQLNDTVLLGNHHMEHDGFSDKSEREAHDDWDTTANENGGRLTEESDMDQSDEPSPGPQATAYVEQSTEEMAEAGEASQVETVSEENKGLIWGLLKQLRPGMDLSKVVLPTFILEPRSFLDKLSDYYYHADLLSQAALEESAYGRIKQVLRWYLSGFYKKPKGLKKPYNPILGETFRCCWLHPQTDSCTFYIAEQVSHHPPISAFYICNRKDGFSISGSILAKSKFYGNSLSAILDGKARLLFMSRGEEYVITMPYAHCKGILYGTMTLELGGKVTIECEKTKCFTELEFKLKPFLGGPCSVNQISGKICVGEELLATVDGHWDSEVFIHEKRSGQRETLWNPSPDIRSNRLKRQVVQIDQQGEFESERLWQHVTSAIMDRDQLRATQEKFVLEEAQRKEARERGDKPWAPRLFHQDPVSSEWTYRHIDMRPWDPERCLVQFEKDGVIQTHEKSQWQHNGLSYSHSWASQQKAEVNGKRRKASSQPSSCSQNTESSSTTPEPTHESSDNEGFSNQCARCNKEVKDIALIEASITSIQKTQQDIQRNLVALSRQLARQRATDEGVSLTGRHCLILCVLLLSQLLLNYVFT, encoded by the exons atgaaggaggaaaatTTGTTCCATCGGAGGTTCTCTCTGTGCCCCAATGCCACCTCCCCACCCAAAATTGACCCCCACACCCTCACCCGGAACCTGTCTTATGGAGGAGACAACGACCTCTACAACCTCAGTCCAG gcagtgagacagacaggaacggTCTCTCCATGCTGAGTAATGAACTTAGTCCTGCCCAATCACCAGGCAGCAAG tcTGAGTCCAGGATGTTTAATGGTGTTGAGAAGGACTGCCCCTCCCCCACAGAGAAGCTGGCCCGGAAGGAGTCTCTCAAG GTCCAAAAGCAAAATTACAGGCAAGAAAAGAAACGGGCAGCTAAAGAACTGTTTAGCGCACTAAAGGATCCCAGTGTTGTCATCATGTCCAACTGGCTAAAG ATCCGTGGCTCTTTAAAGAGTTGGACCAAGCTGTGGTGTGCCCTAAAGCCTGGAGTTCTTTTGATCTATAAGACCCCCAAAACGGACCACTGGGTGGGCACCATCCTGCTCAGTGCATGCAAGCTCATTGAGAGACCCTCCAAGAAAGATGGCTTCTGCTTCAAGCTCTACCACCCACTAGACAAATCCATCTGGGCTGTTAAG GGTCCCAAAGGAGAGAATGTTGGCTCCATCACGCAGCCTCTACCCAGCAACTACCTGATCTTCAGAGCAGCATCTGAGTCTGACG GTCGGTGCTGGATGGATGCCTTGGAGCTATCTCTCAGCTGCTCCAGTCTCTACAAGCTGACAGCCAAAGCCGGAAGAGAAGCAGATATCAGCACGTCTTCAGAGTCCTCCCATATACTCCACCTGCTGCAGTCTACCGCACTCAGTGATACAGAGCTGCTACA GTTAAATGACACTGTGCTGCTGGGCAATCACCACATGGAGCATGATGGCTTTTCAGACAAATCAGAGCGCGAGGCTCATGATGACTGGGACACTACGGCCAATGAGAACGGTGGAAGGCTGACGGAGGAGAGCGACATGGACCAATCAGACGAGCCGTCCCCCGGGCCACAGGCCACAGCCTATGTAGAGCAGAGCACAGAGGAGATGGCTGAG GCTGGGGAGGCGTCCCAGGTGGAGACTGTATCGGAGGAGAATAAGGGTCTGATTTGGGGGCTGCTGAAGCAGCTCCGGCCAGGCATGGACCTGTCCAAGGTGGTGCTACCCACCTTCATCCTGGAGCCACGCTCTTTCCTGGACAAGCTGTCTGACTACTACTACCACGCTGATCTGCTCTCACA AGCTGCGCTGGAGGAGAGTGCATACGGTCGGATCAAGCAGGTGTTGAGATGGTACTTGTCTGGCTTCTACAAGAAGCCGAAG GGTCTGAAGAAGCCTTACAACCCAATCCTGGGGGAAACATTTCGCTGCTGCTGGCTTCATCCTCAAACTGACAGCTGCACTTTCTACATAGCTGAACAG GTATCCCACCATCCACCCATCTCTGCCTTTTATATCTGCAATAGGAAGGACGGTTTTTCTATCAGTGGAAGCATCCTGGCCAAGTCCAAGTTCTATG GTAACTCATTGTCTGCTATTCTGGATGGCAAAGCCAGGCTGCTGTTCATGAGCAGGGGTGAAGAGTATGTCATCACCATGCCCTACGCTCACTGCAAAG GTATCCTGTATGGCACCATGACACTAGAGCTGGGCGGGAAGGTTACCATTGAGTGTGAGAAAACCAAATGTTTCACAGAGCTGGAGTTCAAACTCAAG CCTTTCCTTGGAGGCCCATGCTCTGTGAATCAGATCAGCGGGAAGATCTGCGTCGGAGAGGAACTACTGGCCACCGTTGATGGACACTGG gacAGTGAGGTGTTCATTCACGAGAAGCGCTCAGGACAGCGGGAGACGTTGTGGAACCCGAGCCCAGACATTCGCAGCAACCGCCTCAAGAGACAAGTGGTCCAGATAGACCAGCAGGGAGAGTTTGAGTCTGAAAG ACTGTGGCAGCACGTGACCAGTGCCATCATGGATCGGGACCAGCTGCGGGCCACCCAGGAGAAGTTTGTGCTGGAGGAAGCTCAGCGGAAAGAGgccagggagagaggagacaaaccCTGGGCCCCGCGACTTTTCCATCAGGACCCCGTCAGCTCTGAGTGGACCTACAGGCACATAGA CATGCGGCCATGGGACCCTGAGCGCTGTCTGGTCCAGTTTGAGAAGGACGGAGTGATTCAGACGCACGAAAAAAGCCAGTGGCAACACAACGGACTCTCCTACAGCCACAGCTGGGCCAGCCAACAGAAG GCTGAGGTGAATGGGAAACGTAGGAAGGCCAGCAGCCAGCCGTCCAGCTGCAGCCAGaacactgagagcagcagcaccacacCTGAGCCCACACACGAGTCCTCAGACAATGAAG GGTTCTCAAACCAGTGTGCACGGTGCAATAAAGAGGTGAAGGACATTGCCCTGATAGAGGCCTCCATCACATCTATACAGAAGACACAGCAGGACATCCAGAG GAACCTGGTGGCTCTGAGTCGTCAGCTGGCCCGTCAGAGGGCGACAGACGAAGGCGTGTCATTGACAGGCCGCCACTGTCTCATCCTCTGTGTTCTGCTCCTCTCACAGCTCCTCCTCAACTACGTCTTCACCTGA
- the phlda2 gene encoding pleckstrin homology-like domain family A member 2, translated as MKMSAEEISQVLKEGELEKRSDNLLQFWKRKTCVLTTDSLNIYADTQKRSKGKELKLQSIKKVDCVERTGKFVYFTIVTTDNKEIDFRCPGEENCWNAVITMALIDYQNRKAIQDFKTRQDNESTSPGQQERRMARAP; from the coding sequence atgaaaatgtcCGCGGAGGAGATCAGCCAGGTCCTCaaggagggagagctggagaaGAGGAGCGACAACCTGCTCCAGTTCTGGAAGAGGAAGACGTGCGTCCTGACCACGGACAGCCTCAACATTTACGCGGACACGCAGAAGCGCTCCAAGGGCAAGGAGCTCAAGCTGCAGTCCATCAAGAAGGTGGACTGCGTGGAGCGCACCGGCAAGTTCGTCTATTTCACCATCGTGACCACAGACAATAAGGAGATCGATTTCCGGTGCCCTGGGGAGGAGAACTGCTGGAATGCGGTGATCACCATGGCTCTGATTGATTACCAGAACAGAAAGGCCATCCAGGACTTTAAAACGCGACAGGACAACGAGAGCACCTCGCCCGGACAGCAGGAGAGGCGCATGGCGAGGGCGCCCTGA